One genomic region from Mastacembelus armatus chromosome 21, fMasArm1.2, whole genome shotgun sequence encodes:
- the galnt3 gene encoding polypeptide N-acetylgalactosaminyltransferase 3, whose protein sequence is MTALRRVLRRRLHPVKLVIVALVFVTFVFFIQWEVGSQSQLEDPWLKEMAVKRDAMLGMVMGAVNNFRDAMPKMQIRAPVRQQDKPDGPSCLAGHYTATELRPALERPLQDPFAPGAAGKPFHTDSLSPDEQKEKERGEEKHCFNLYASDRISLSRDLGADTRPPECIEQTFKRCPPLPTTSVIIVFHNEAWSTLLRTVYSVLHTSPAILLKEIILVDDASVDDVLKDNLDNYLKQLNIVRVVRQRERKGLITARLLGASVATGDTLTFLDAHCECFNGWLEPLLARIAENYTAVVSPDITTIDLNTFEFTKPSPYGQNHNRGNFDWGLSFGWESLPDQEKQRRKDETYPIKTPTFAGGLFSISKEYFYYIGSYDEEMEIWGGENIEMSFRVWQCGGQLEIIPCSIVGHVFRTKSPHTFPKGTQVIARNQVRLAEVWMDDYKEIFYRRNQQAAQMAKDGTFGNISKRVDLRTRLQCKNFSWYLKNIYPEVFLPDLNPLRFGSVKNLAKDLCLDAGENNEGGKELIMYPCHGLGGNQYFEYSTRHEIRHNVPKELCLHGVNGAVKLEECHYKGRNTFVAAEQKWELKDNQLFYIPGLKLCLSARHEHPFLATCNPSDRFQLWSFV, encoded by the exons ATGACAGCTCTCCGCAGAGTGCTCAGGAGGAGACTGCACCCAGTTAAACTAGTGATAGTGGCCCTTGTCTTTGTGACGTTTGTTTTCTTCATACAATGGGAAGTCGGGAGCCAAAGCCAACTGGAGGATCCATGGCTAAAAGAGATGGCAGTGAAGAGGGACGCCATGTTGGGCATGGTGATGGGAGCTGTCAATAACTTCAGGGATGCAATGCCAAAGATGCAGATCAGAGCCCCTGTACGTCAGCAGGACAAGCCGGACGGTCCATCCTGTCTGGCAGGTCATTACACTGCTACTGAGCTCAGGCCAGCTCTGGAGCGGCCCCTTCAGGACCCTTTTGCACCTGGAGCTGCTGGGAAACCTTTCCATACAGACTCGCTCAGCCCTGACGAGcagaaggaaaaggagagggGTGAAGAGAAGCACTGCTTTAACTTGTATGCCAGTGATCGCATCTCTCTGAGTAGAGACCTGGGCGCAGACACAAGACCGCCAGA ATGTATTGAGCAAACCTTCAAGCGATGCCCCCCTTTGCCAACCACCAGCGTGATAATTGTGTTTCACAACGAAGCTTGGAGCACTCTGCTAAGGACAGTGTACAGTGTACTCCACACCTCCCCGGCCATCCTCCTCAAGGAGATCATCCTGGTGGACGACGCCAGCGTGGATG ATGTGTTGAAGGACAACCTGGACAACTACTTGAAGCAGCTGAACATTGTGCGAGTTGTCCGTCAGCGGGAAAGGAAAGGGCTCATCACTGCTCGGCTGCTGGGTGCCTCCGTGGCCACGGGTGACACACTCACCTTTCTGGATGCCCACT GTGAATGCTTTAATGGATGGCTGGAGCCGCTGCTAGCCAGGATAGCAGAAAACTACACTGCAGTAGTCAGCCCAGATATAACCACTATTGATCTCAATACTTTTGAGTTTACGAAACCATCCCCATATGGCCAAAACCACAACCGGGGCAACTTTGACTGGGGCCTGTCTTTTGGCTGGGAGAGTCTCCCAGATCAAGAGAAGCAAAGGAGAAAAGACGAAACATACCCTATCAA GACTCCCACATTTGCTGGTGGGCTCTTCTCAATCTCAAAAGAATATTTCTACTATATTGGAAGCTATGATGAAGAAATGGAAATCTGGGGTGGGGAGAATATTGAAATGTCATTTAGG GTGTGGCAGTGTGGCGGGCAGCTGGAGATCATCCCCTGCTCCATTGTTGGTCATGTTTTCCGCACTAAGAGCCCCCACACCTTCCCCAAGGGCACACAAGTGATTGCTCGCAACCAGGTACGTCTGGCCGAGGTCTGGATGGATGACTACAAGGAGATCTTCTACCGCCGTAACCAGCAAGCTGCGCAGATGGCAAAAGAT GGGACCTTTGGCAATATATCCAAACGTGTTGATCTCCGTACACGGCTGCAGTGCAAAAATTTCTCCTGGTATCTGAAGAACATTTATCCAGAAGTCTTCTTGCCTGATCTCAACCCACTTCGCTTTGGCTCG gTGAAGAATTTGGCCAAAGATTTGTGTCTGGATGCTGGAGAGAACAATGAGGGCGGGAAAGAATTAATCATGTACCCATGTCATGGACTAGGAGGAAACCAG TATTTTGAGTACTCTACACGTCACGAGATTAGACATAATGTTCCGAAGGAGCTGTGTTTGCATGGGGTAAACGGGGCTGTGAAGCTGGAGGAATGCCATTATAAAGGCAGGAACACGTTTGTAGCAGCGGAGCAAAAATGGGAACTGAAGGAT AACCAGTTATTCTACATCCCAGGACTGAAATTGTGTCTGAGTGCACGTCATGAACATCCCTTTCTGGCCACCTGCAACCCCTCAGACAGATTCCAGCTCTGGTCCTTTGTCTGA
- the csrnp3 gene encoding cysteine/serine-rich nuclear protein 3 — protein sequence MRQAMSGILKRKFEEVEASSSPCSSLRESDDEVSCSESGDSSDSVNPSASGSFTPDSVLKREKRLRTRRVHFENVTVYYFSRRQGFTSVPSQGGSTLGMSNRHSWVRQYSLGEFALEQERIHRDMLRDHLKEEKLNSLKLKLTKNGTVDSEEASTLTAEDISDDDINLDNTEVDEYFFLQPLTTKKRRALLRSSGVKKIDVEEKHELRAIRMSREDCGCDCSVFCDPETCACSIAGIKCQVDRMSFPCGCTKEGCSNSTGRVEFNPIRVRTHFLHTIMKLELEKSREQQQESPTNGYQSETNDLGNGSSLVQSQHRLEYSLTDAVPQTASLMQAGAEMEEPLDDEEEEEDEEDDDDEEEENEDEDEEDEEDSSSVCSGLSDSSTQSLANSDSEDEEEEDEDDEKSETFEDNMTSPPVSHTEVVPLSSVLCYSDGSVAHDNHINGNTYLMNSSSADYYQLGRSSAISNGQSCQTGEPYGEALAFQDPVNTTNGNVVPGPFNMTAEQYTDYSNQNEEQYTPSHHFTLTNGAAAAPLTCYTPDEEKKVLTKVAFVEQPDNQNQAQFQNYLNNNSQGSFSSHSSCMTAEQPQDESGVNGHSDLTLLANNTKSLPLPDHCPEVTAI from the exons ATGCGGCAGGCCATGAGTGGAATACTGAAGAGGAAATTTGAGGAGGTGGaagcctcctcctccccttGCTCTTCCTTGCGGGAGTCTGATGATGAGGTCTCCTGCAGTGAGAGTGGGGATAGCAGTGACAGTGTCAACCCCTCTGCCTCAGGCTCTTTCACCC CAGACTCTGTGTTAAAGAGAGAGAAGCGCCTGAGGACGAGGAGGGTACATTTTGAGAATGTGACGGTGTACTACTTCAGTCGGCGGCAGGGTTTCACCAGCGTGCCCAGCCAGGGGGGCAGCACGCTGGGCATGTCCAACAGACACAGCTGGGTCAGGCAGTACTCCCTGGGTGAATTTGCCCTGGAGCAGGAGAGGATCCACAGAGACATGCTCAGAGACCACCTGAAGGAGGAGAAACTTAACTCACTCAAACTCAAG cTGACTAAGAATGGCACAGTGGACTCTGAAGAGGCCAGCACGCTCACAGCAGAGGACATTTCTGATGATGACATCAATCTGGACAACACAGAGGTAGATGAGTACTTCTTCCTGCAGCCTCTTACCACTAAAAAGCGGCGGGCACTGCTGCGCTCTTCTGGGGTAAAGAAGATTGACGTGGAAGAAAAACATGAGTTGCGAGCTATCCGGATGTCTAGAGAGGACTGTGGCTGTGACTGCAGCGTCTTCTGTGACCCAGAGACCTGTGCCTGCAGCATCGCAGGAATCAAGTGTCAG GTGGACCGTATGTCATTTCCATGTGGCTGCACAAAAGAGGGCTGCAGCAATTCCACTGGAAGAGTGGAGTTTAATCCCATCCGTGTTCGGACCCATTTCTTGCACACCATAATGAAGCTTGAACTGGAGAAGAGTCGTGAGCAACAACAGGAGTCTCCCACCAACGGATACCAGAGTGAAACTAACGACCTGGGAAATGGAAGCTCTCTTGTTCAGTCGCAGCACAGGCTGGAGTACAGTCTGACAGATGCTGTTCCACAGACAGCCAGTCTGATGCAGGCTGGCGCCGAGATGGAGGAGCCACTGGATGacgaagaggaagaagaagacgaagaagaTGACGATGACGAAGAAGAGGAGaatgaagatgaggatgaggaagatgaggaggataGTAGCAGTGTTTGTAGTGGGCTGTCTGACTCCAGCACCCAGAGTTTGGCTAACAGCGActctgaggatgaggaggaggaggatgaggatgatgagaaGTCTGAGACCTTTGAGGACAACATGACGTCTCCACCAGTGTCTCATACTGAGGTGGTCCCCTTGTCCTCTGTGCTGTGTTACAGCGATGGCTCTGTGGCGCATGATAACCACATAAATGGAAACACTTATTTAATGAACTCTTCTTCAGCGGACTACTATCAGCTGGGGCGCTCCAGTGCCATCTCCAATGGCCAAAGCTGCCAGACAGGTGAACCCTACGGGGAAGCGTTAGCATTCCAAGATCCAGTCAACACGACCAATGGCAACGTAGTTCCAGGACCATTCAACATGACTGCTGAGCAGTACACAGATTACTCTAATCAGAATGAAGAACAATATACACCTAGTCACCATTTCACTCTGACCAatggtgctgcagctgcaccacTCACCTGCTACACACCCGATGAGGAGAAGAAGGTTTTGACCAAAGTGGCATTTGTGGAGCAACCTGACAACCAGAACCAGGCACAGTTTCAAAACTACCTGAACAATAACAGCCAAGGTTCCTTCAGCAGTCACAGCTCGTGTATGACAGCTGAACAGCCACAGGACGAGTCCGGTGTTAACGGACATTCTGACCTGACCTTACTAGCGAACAATACTAAGAGCCTCCCTTTACCAGACCATTGTCCCGAGGTCACAGCCATTTAA